The genomic window ATCGACTTCTGACCCGAGACGTCGAACAGCCAGATGCGCCGCTTATCGCCCTCGGGAGCCACATACAGATGCAGCATCTTGTCGGGATAGGCCCGCGCGACCAGTTCGATCGGCCCCGACGATCCGCCCGCCAGCTTCAGCCGCGCCTCGGCGATGCCGCCCGGATCGAACAGATGCCCAAAGGCCGCATCGCGCGCCGCCCCCGGTCCGGTCAGGACCGCCAGCGCCGGATTGGCCTCTTCCGCCCGGCCGGAAAACAGGTCGTCGCCGGCGATCACGGCCGAGCCGAACGGCGCCCCGGCGGCCATGGCCCGCGCCTCGCCGGTCGCCGCTGCGGCGGGCGTGTGCACGGGCGCGGCGGCGATGGGCAGGACGGCGTCCGGCGCGGCGCGCATCAGGAACCGTCCCTCGCCCGTCTTGCCATCGCCGATCTGGCCGATGACGACCTCGACCTCGCGCTGTCCGATCATGACGATGGCGCGGCCCGGCTCGCCTTTGCGCGCCTGGGCGAAGGCCATGTAGAGCGCCTGGGCCGACTTGCCGCGCGGCAGGGCGCCGGTCGCGCCATTGGCCTCGGACCAGGCGGCGTTGAAGGCCAGGATCTGCCCCGAATCCCAGACCAGCGCCGCCGGTTCGGCCATGGCGTCCAGCACCTCGATGGCCGCGTCGCTGCTCGGCTTGGCGTCCGCCGCCCGGCGGAAGCCGAACAGACCGATCAGGGCGATGGCGCCCACGGTCAGGATCAGCACCAGCCCCGGCGCCGAGGTCGGGTTGGCCCGAAACGCCGGATAGGCCAGGGCCGCAATCGCCGCCACGACGCCGAACGCCATCACGCCGGACAACAGGTCGAACGAAGGGCGGCGGGTGGACGTCATACAGCCTCGCGAATCAGTGTTGCGATCATACGCCCAAATCCTGACGCCGCCTTACCGGCGCTTACGGGACTGGAAGACGAAGCCGATGATCTTGGCGGCGGCGTCGAAATGTTCGCGCGGAATGACCTCGTCCACCTCGACGGTTGCGTACAGGGCGCGCGCCAGCGGCACGTTCTCGACGATCGGCACGCCGTGCTCGGTCGCCACTTCGCGGATGCGCAGGGCCAGGGCGTCCACGCCCTTGGCCACGCAGATCGGCGCCCCGTCGCCCTGATCCGGCTCATAGCGCAGGGCGACCGAATAGTGGGTCGGGTTGGTCACGATGACGGTGGCCTTGGGCACATTGGCCATCATCCGCTGGCGGCTGCGCTGCATGCGGATCTGCTTCAGCTTGGCCTTGATGTGCGGGTCGCCTTCGGACTGTTTGAAGTCTTCCTTCAGCTCTTCCTTGGTCATCCGCATACGCTTGGCGAAGCGCATCTTCTGCCAGATGAAGTCGGCCCCGGCCGTGGCGCCCAGCAGGATGATCGAGGCCACGAACAGCGAGATGGCCATGTCGCGCGCCAGCGGCAGGATCGCCATCGGGCTGATCGAGGCCATGTTCTCGAACTCGCGCAGATGCGGCTTCAACACCATCCAGCACACCGCGCAGACGGCGATCAGCTTCAGGAAGGTCTTGACGAACTGCGCCAGGCCGTCGGGGCCGAAGATGCGCTTGAACCCCTGCATCGGGCTGACCGCCGACCATTTGGGCTTCAGCTTTTCGGCGGTGAAGATCAGGCCGGACTGGGCGACATTGCCCCCGACCCCGCCCAGGATGGTCGCCAGCATGACGGCTCCCAGGAAGGGCGCCACGGCCCAGACGGCGCGCACCATGATCTGGTTGCCCGCGCCCGAGTTCAGCACCCCCAGCATCTCGTGGGGCGCGGCGATGAAGGGCAGCATCTGTTCGGCGATGGACGAGGCGAACCATCCTCCCCCCATCAGGATCACCGCCGCCGCCCCCGCCAGCGACAGCACCTGGGCGACGTCGGGCGACTTGGCCGCATCGCCCTTCTTTCGGGCGTCCTCAAGCTTTCGCGGGGTCGCCTCTTCGGTTTTCGACTCGGGATCCGCGCCTTCAGCCACCCGGGCCTCCCAGCACGAAATACTCCGCCAGACGGCGGTAGCGGTCGATGAAGAGGGTGCCGAGCGCACCCAGGCTCAGGGCGAAGATCGACAGGCCCAGGATGACGCTCAAGGGCGCGGCGGCGAAATAGACCTGGAACGACGGCATGACCCGCGCCACCAGCCCGGACGCCAGGTTGAAGATCAGGGCGAAGACCAGCACCGGCGCCGACAGCTGCACGCCCAACAGGAAGCTGTCGCCCAGGGTCCGCACCGCCATCTGGGTGAAGTCGGCCATCATCAGCGGCTGGGCCGGCGAGATCAGCCGATACGATCCCACCATGCCGGCGATGAACAGGTGGTGGGTGTCGGTGGCGAACAGCAGCGTCACCCCCAG from Brevundimonas fontaquae includes these protein-coding regions:
- the flhB gene encoding flagellar biosynthesis protein FlhB; protein product: MAEGADPESKTEEATPRKLEDARKKGDAAKSPDVAQVLSLAGAAAVILMGGGWFASSIAEQMLPFIAAPHEMLGVLNSGAGNQIMVRAVWAVAPFLGAVMLATILGGVGGNVAQSGLIFTAEKLKPKWSAVSPMQGFKRIFGPDGLAQFVKTFLKLIAVCAVCWMVLKPHLREFENMASISPMAILPLARDMAISLFVASIILLGATAGADFIWQKMRFAKRMRMTKEELKEDFKQSEGDPHIKAKLKQIRMQRSRQRMMANVPKATVIVTNPTHYSVALRYEPDQGDGAPICVAKGVDALALRIREVATEHGVPIVENVPLARALYATVEVDEVIPREHFDAAAKIIGFVFQSRKRR